From Paenibacillus sp. V4I7, one genomic window encodes:
- a CDS encoding NAD-dependent malic enzyme, whose translation MSIPSGVNTSIILRLELDKEKASFGSVATAISDAGGDIIAIDVVRTDKNITVRDITINVYDNKHTELIAAAIRTLSGVKIVHVSDQTFLLHLGGKIEMSPKYPIKNRDDLSRVYTPGVAKVCMAIHEKPSLAHTLTIKRNTVAVISDGTAVLGLGNIGPEAAMPVMEGKAMLFKQLAGVDAFPICLATQDTDEIVSIVKALSPTFGGINLEDISAPRCFEIEQRLIEELDIPVFHDDQHGTAVVLLAGLFNAVKIVGKKLEDCKVVLCGIGAAGTACTKMLMAAGVRNIIGVDRQGAITREGVYDNPFWQWYAEHTNPKQIQGSLSEVIEGADIFIGVSGPGVLKREDVAKMAENPIVFAMANPTPEILPEEAEPYVRVMATGRSDYPNQINNVLCFPGLFRGLLDCRASRVTENMKLAAAKAIASVVQEDELNESYIIPSVFNQSVAERVRDAVVQAAYEDEVARRRREKVQA comes from the coding sequence ATGTCAATCCCTTCGGGAGTTAATACAAGTATTATTTTGAGACTGGAATTGGATAAGGAAAAAGCGTCGTTCGGCAGTGTTGCTACGGCCATTAGTGATGCAGGTGGGGATATTATTGCTATTGACGTCGTTAGAACGGACAAAAACATCACGGTTCGAGATATCACCATCAATGTATACGATAACAAGCATACTGAACTGATTGCTGCGGCCATCCGTACATTGTCGGGAGTAAAAATCGTTCATGTTTCGGATCAAACGTTTCTGCTTCATTTGGGCGGGAAAATTGAAATGAGTCCAAAGTATCCCATTAAAAATCGAGATGACCTCTCCAGGGTTTACACGCCGGGTGTTGCAAAGGTATGTATGGCGATCCACGAAAAGCCATCCCTTGCCCATACGCTGACAATCAAACGGAATACGGTTGCGGTCATATCCGATGGAACTGCCGTACTTGGTCTGGGCAATATTGGACCAGAAGCAGCGATGCCTGTTATGGAAGGAAAGGCAATGTTGTTTAAGCAGTTAGCTGGTGTCGATGCATTCCCAATATGTCTGGCTACACAGGATACAGATGAAATTGTAAGTATTGTGAAAGCGCTATCTCCGACGTTTGGCGGAATCAATCTTGAGGATATATCTGCACCTAGATGCTTTGAGATTGAACAGCGTCTTATCGAGGAACTGGATATTCCCGTATTTCATGATGATCAGCATGGTACAGCTGTGGTGCTTTTGGCAGGATTGTTTAATGCCGTTAAGATCGTGGGCAAGAAGCTTGAGGATTGCAAAGTCGTGCTTTGCGGCATTGGTGCGGCAGGAACGGCTTGCACCAAAATGCTGATGGCGGCAGGTGTTCGAAATATTATTGGTGTCGATCGGCAGGGAGCCATCACACGTGAAGGCGTTTACGACAATCCGTTTTGGCAATGGTATGCAGAACATACGAATCCGAAGCAGATTCAAGGATCGCTTTCGGAAGTTATTGAAGGAGCAGATATTTTTATCGGCGTATCGGGTCCAGGCGTACTTAAAAGGGAAGACGTAGCCAAAATGGCGGAGAATCCGATCGTCTTTGCAATGGCAAACCCGACGCCAGAAATTCTCCCCGAAGAGGCAGAGCCTTATGTACGGGTTATGGCTACCGGCCGTTCGGACTATCCAAACCAAATCAACAATGTGCTGTGCTTCCCAGGCTTGTTCCGGGGGCTTCTGGATTGCAGGGCGTCCAGGGTGACAGAGAATATGAAGCTTGCCGCAGCCAAGGCGATTGCATCGGTTGTTCAAGAGGATGAGTTGAATGAGTCTTACATTATTCCAAGTGTTTTTAATCAATCGGTCGCAGAACGCGTGAGAGATGCGGTCGTCCAAGCAGCATATGAAGACGAGGTAGCCAGAAGACGCAGAGAGAAAGTCCAAGCCTAG
- a CDS encoding sensor histidine kinase has translation MNWKITILSFGIVLFAICIGGINLIGRVIHLQEQELGQRLLVTARTVTQLPSILSGLTEQSRRQEINPITERLRIINDVDYIVVMDMNGIRWSHPSSSRIGELSQGEDEHSAFAEHTYLSRAKGEQGTALRAFVPVMNEQHEQIGVVLVGKLVPGLTGIILDMRGQIYVTVLLSLLFGILGSWMLSRHIKEQMFRLEPVEIAQLLVERTATFNAMHEGVIAIDSKEYVTVFNDKAKKMLQIEGDVLGRPIREVLPDTRLPEILQLNHAIYNQELHIGPADILSNRVPIKVGHQTVGAVAIFQDRSEVTKIAEELTGVRAFVDALRVQNHEYMNKLHTIGGLIQLDHKQKALDYLFETMEAQSELSSFVSSKIANESAAGLLLGKISRGRELGIDVRLDRASRLVRFPENMDQHDIVVILGNLIENAFDALKEKDGKKEIFISIEQDDDLLSILVEDNGKGMGEETKQRLFERGFSTNAGEGRGIGLYLIHNIVNKCGAHLEVESTVGVGTSFILTFPMHTREEETHVQSRTD, from the coding sequence ATGAATTGGAAAATTACGATCCTGTCGTTCGGCATTGTTTTATTTGCAATTTGTATCGGCGGTATCAATTTAATAGGCCGTGTTATTCACCTCCAGGAACAAGAACTAGGACAGAGACTGCTTGTGACTGCACGTACAGTTACACAATTGCCTTCTATTCTCAGCGGGCTGACGGAACAGAGCCGAAGGCAGGAAATTAATCCAATTACTGAACGTCTTCGAATCATTAATGACGTTGACTATATTGTTGTCATGGATATGAACGGCATTCGTTGGTCTCACCCATCATCCTCCCGAATAGGGGAGCTTTCTCAGGGAGAGGACGAGCATTCCGCATTTGCCGAGCATACGTATCTTTCCAGGGCAAAAGGAGAGCAAGGGACAGCTCTCAGAGCCTTTGTACCTGTTATGAATGAGCAACACGAGCAAATTGGTGTCGTGTTGGTGGGAAAGCTGGTTCCGGGATTGACAGGAATTATTCTTGATATGAGGGGGCAAATTTATGTAACGGTCCTCTTGTCTTTGCTTTTTGGTATTCTAGGTTCGTGGATGCTCTCTAGGCATATTAAGGAGCAGATGTTTCGTTTAGAGCCTGTTGAGATTGCGCAGCTGCTCGTTGAACGAACGGCTACTTTCAATGCGATGCATGAAGGGGTTATTGCGATAGACAGTAAGGAATACGTAACGGTATTTAATGATAAAGCCAAAAAAATGCTGCAAATCGAAGGGGACGTACTTGGACGTCCTATTCGAGAAGTACTGCCGGACACGAGACTTCCAGAAATTTTGCAGCTTAATCATGCTATTTACAACCAAGAGCTGCATATAGGACCTGCTGATATTTTGAGTAATCGGGTTCCTATTAAAGTAGGCCATCAAACGGTTGGCGCCGTAGCTATTTTTCAAGATCGCTCGGAGGTGACGAAAATCGCTGAAGAGTTGACCGGCGTAAGGGCATTTGTTGACGCACTTCGTGTGCAGAATCATGAATATATGAACAAGCTGCACACCATCGGCGGTTTGATCCAACTTGATCATAAGCAGAAGGCGCTGGATTATTTGTTCGAAACGATGGAAGCTCAATCCGAGCTCAGCAGCTTTGTCTCGAGCAAGATCGCGAATGAAAGCGCGGCCGGTTTACTTTTGGGGAAAATCAGCCGCGGCAGAGAGTTGGGCATCGATGTTCGTTTGGACCGGGCAAGCAGGTTGGTGCGATTTCCGGAAAATATGGATCAGCACGACATTGTGGTCATCTTGGGCAATCTGATTGAGAATGCTTTTGATGCTCTGAAGGAGAAGGATGGGAAGAAAGAGATCTTTATCAGTATCGAGCAGGATGATGACCTATTATCAATTTTGGTCGAGGATAATGGGAAAGGCATGGGGGAGGAAACCAAACAACGCCTGTTTGAGCGAGGCTTCTCAACAAATGCTGGCGAAGGCAGGGGCATTGGTTTGTATTTAATCCATAATATTGTGAACAAATGCGGTGCTCATCTGGAAGTGGAGTCCACGGTTGGCGTGGGGACGAGCTTTATTCTCACTTTCCCTATGCATACAAGAGAGGAAGAAACTCATGTACAGAGTCGTACTGATTGA
- the dctA gene encoding C4-dicarboxylate transporter DctA, giving the protein MMKLRKNLTLQVLIAIVLGIAFGQFFPSQAAELKVLSDVFIKMIKMVIAPIVFFTIVIGIAGMGDMKKIGRIGGKALLYFEIITTLAMVIGVAVMYIFRPGAGMSTSGVKAGDVDKFTKQAAATSHSFMDFLVGIVPDNVIAAFSKADMLPILFFSILFGLAMAGIGNKVKPVMSFLELANEIFFRLVGIIMKFSPIAAFGAMSYTIGKFGVSSLFSLGKMMGSVYITMALFIFIVLGSICKFYGFSLLKLLRHIKEELMLVLGTSSSESALPRVMEKLEKFGASKPVVGLVIPTGYSFNLDGTSIYLSMAGLFIAQAYGVELNWVQLLTFMGVLMLTSKGAAGITGSGFVTLAATLAAVPNNVIPVEGMALLIGVDRFMSEARAITNIIGNSVATIVIAKSEKQFNPNQSNQEETDMSLQTGSVKEVSAV; this is encoded by the coding sequence ATGATGAAACTTAGAAAAAACCTAACATTGCAGGTGTTGATAGCGATTGTACTGGGGATCGCGTTTGGGCAGTTCTTTCCTTCACAAGCAGCCGAGTTAAAGGTGCTTTCCGATGTGTTTATTAAAATGATTAAAATGGTGATTGCTCCAATCGTTTTCTTTACGATCGTGATTGGAATTGCAGGTATGGGCGATATGAAGAAAATCGGTCGTATCGGCGGCAAGGCATTGCTTTACTTTGAAATTATTACGACCCTTGCCATGGTCATCGGAGTCGCCGTGATGTACATTTTCAGACCGGGCGCGGGCATGAGCACAAGCGGCGTGAAGGCAGGGGATGTAGACAAATTTACGAAGCAAGCTGCCGCAACGAGCCATAGTTTTATGGATTTCCTCGTGGGCATTGTTCCAGATAACGTGATAGCGGCCTTTTCCAAAGCGGATATGCTGCCGATCCTATTCTTCTCCATATTATTCGGACTGGCGATGGCGGGTATAGGCAACAAAGTGAAGCCAGTCATGAGCTTTTTGGAGCTAGCGAACGAAATATTCTTCCGCCTCGTGGGAATTATTATGAAGTTTTCTCCGATAGCCGCTTTTGGCGCGATGTCCTATACGATCGGGAAGTTCGGCGTTAGTTCCTTGTTCTCCCTTGGAAAAATGATGGGTTCTGTATACATTACGATGGCGCTTTTCATCTTTATTGTGCTGGGATCTATTTGTAAGTTCTACGGATTCAGTCTTCTCAAGCTGCTGCGTCACATCAAGGAAGAATTGATGCTCGTTCTGGGAACTTCCTCATCAGAATCTGCGCTGCCGCGCGTCATGGAAAAGCTGGAGAAGTTCGGCGCTTCCAAGCCGGTCGTAGGTCTTGTAATTCCTACCGGCTACTCGTTCAACCTGGATGGCACTTCCATCTATCTGTCTATGGCGGGATTGTTTATTGCGCAAGCTTACGGTGTTGAGCTTAACTGGGTGCAATTATTGACATTCATGGGCGTACTCATGCTGACTTCTAAAGGCGCAGCAGGAATTACCGGGTCTGGCTTCGTAACACTGGCTGCAACGCTGGCTGCAGTTCCGAATAACGTTATTCCCGTCGAAGGTATGGCACTTCTCATTGGCGTGGATCGATTCATGTCCGAAGCGAGAGCGATTACAAACATTATCGGCAACAGCGTAGCGACAATAGTTATTGCCAAGAGTGAGAAGCAGTTTAATCCGAATCAATCAAATCAAGAAGAAACAGATATGTCGCTGCAAACGGGATCTGTGAAAGAAGTTTCTGCTGTGTAA
- a CDS encoding response regulator, whose translation MYRVVLIEDDPMVLEVNRQFIERVPGFEIVGTSANGVDGIDKVRDLKPDLVILDIYMPGQNGTEVLQQIRNEQLHTDAIVITAANDIPTIQRMLHQGAVDYIMKPFKFERVREALENYRMMKRRLGKESTLSQVELDQLLHGTVGESIPGTPAVSLQMDLPKGLQALTMKQVMLFLMQQHKSLSAEEVAEGVGLARVTARRYLEFLEKNKQVKLDLEYGGIGRPINRYVWMTEDKRS comes from the coding sequence ATGTACAGAGTCGTACTGATTGAGGACGATCCGATGGTTCTTGAAGTGAACAGGCAGTTTATTGAGAGGGTTCCCGGCTTTGAAATTGTAGGGACATCCGCTAACGGTGTAGATGGAATCGATAAAGTTCGTGATTTGAAGCCAGACCTCGTAATTCTAGATATCTATATGCCGGGGCAAAATGGAACCGAAGTGCTGCAGCAAATTCGAAATGAACAGTTACATACAGATGCGATTGTAATTACAGCCGCTAATGACATTCCAACGATCCAGCGGATGCTTCATCAGGGGGCAGTGGACTATATCATGAAGCCTTTTAAGTTTGAAAGAGTCCGAGAGGCATTGGAAAATTACCGAATGATGAAACGGAGATTAGGTAAGGAATCGACATTATCACAAGTTGAATTGGATCAATTATTACATGGAACCGTGGGAGAATCGATTCCTGGAACACCTGCCGTCAGCTTGCAAATGGATTTGCCCAAGGGTCTGCAAGCACTGACGATGAAACAAGTCATGCTATTTCTAATGCAGCAGCACAAATCTTTATCCGCTGAAGAAGTAGCCGAGGGCGTAGGATTGGCAAGAGTTACGGCACGAAGGTATCTGGAGTTTTTGGAGAAGAATAAGCAGGTGAAGCTAGACCTTGAATACGGCGGGATAGGGCGTCCGATCAATAGGTATGTATGGATGACAGAGGATAAAAGATCATAA
- the purE gene encoding 5-(carboxyamino)imidazole ribonucleotide mutase, whose product MTVRVGVIMGSQSDWETMKHACDMLEELGVPYEKKVVSAHRTPDLMFEYAASAAGRGIQVIIAGAGGAAHLPGMVAAKTELPVIGVPVKTSTLNGLDSLLSIVQMPGGIPVATVAIGHAGATNAGLLAAQILGAFEPELQAKVRARRERIAQTVIESSDLL is encoded by the coding sequence ATGACGGTACGTGTTGGTGTAATAATGGGAAGCCAATCGGATTGGGAAACGATGAAGCACGCATGCGACATGTTGGAAGAGCTGGGAGTGCCTTATGAGAAAAAGGTGGTTTCTGCGCATAGAACGCCGGACCTTATGTTCGAATATGCAGCCTCGGCGGCAGGCCGCGGCATTCAAGTGATTATTGCCGGAGCAGGAGGGGCGGCGCATCTACCAGGGATGGTAGCAGCCAAAACGGAGCTTCCGGTTATTGGTGTTCCGGTCAAAACGTCGACGCTGAACGGGCTTGATTCCTTGCTTTCAATCGTGCAAATGCCAGGCGGCATTCCAGTCGCGACTGTGGCAATCGGACATGCGGGCGCAACGAATGCAGGCCTCTTGGCAGCGCAAATTCTGGGCGCATTCGAGCCGGAGCTGCAAGCGAAGGTCAGAGCGCGTCGCGAGCGCATTGCACAGACCGTGATTGAAAGCAGTGACCTGTTATGA
- a CDS encoding DctP family TRAP transporter solute-binding subunit, with product MRTFIGITMFLLIGLLTAVGFGFSWQFNSGPLVNDDEQIGLGRQTVIRFSFSVAENTPKGLAAQKFAQLVKEKTNDTLKVELFPNSTLYNETEEVAALQGGSIQMIAPSFSNISEVFPEWMAMDLPFVFQNDEDVAKAFQGKIGNILMRKLEPKGIVGLGFWANGFKQMTSNRGTLAHLEDFRDLKFRILPSKVIESQFRHLNAKSVPIPFNQVYRSMESGLVDGGENTISNIYSKKMYQVQKYLTISNHAYLGYGVLMNKVFWEKLSADQQKTINEAMQETTIWANQNAIEINRKQWNELQKIGQMNVHILTNEEQDEWQQALEPVYEEARSYISKELMDAVYELRREYEYYEPDRT from the coding sequence ATGAGAACGTTTATCGGTATCACTATGTTTCTTTTAATCGGCCTCCTAACAGCGGTAGGATTCGGCTTTTCCTGGCAATTTAATAGCGGACCGCTCGTTAATGATGATGAGCAGATCGGACTCGGTCGACAAACGGTCATTCGATTCAGCTTTAGTGTAGCGGAGAATACACCCAAAGGATTAGCGGCTCAAAAGTTCGCCCAACTAGTCAAAGAAAAGACTAACGACACCCTCAAAGTAGAGTTGTTTCCGAACAGTACTTTATACAATGAAACGGAAGAAGTTGCGGCTTTGCAGGGAGGCAGCATTCAAATGATTGCTCCTAGCTTCTCTAACATATCCGAAGTCTTTCCCGAATGGATGGCGATGGACCTCCCCTTCGTTTTTCAAAACGATGAGGATGTAGCAAAAGCTTTTCAAGGAAAGATCGGGAACATTTTGATGCGTAAATTAGAACCAAAGGGCATCGTTGGTCTCGGTTTTTGGGCCAATGGCTTTAAGCAAATGACGTCAAACCGCGGTACTCTTGCTCATCTGGAAGATTTTCGGGATTTGAAGTTTCGAATTCTTCCAAGCAAGGTTATTGAATCCCAATTTCGTCATCTGAATGCGAAGTCCGTCCCTATTCCTTTTAACCAAGTATACCGCAGCATGGAATCCGGTCTGGTAGACGGTGGAGAGAATACAATTTCGAACATCTACTCTAAAAAGATGTATCAAGTCCAAAAATATCTAACCATAAGCAATCATGCTTATCTAGGTTATGGTGTGCTAATGAATAAAGTATTTTGGGAGAAGTTATCCGCCGATCAGCAAAAAACGATCAATGAAGCCATGCAGGAAACAACGATCTGGGCTAATCAAAATGCGATTGAGATCAACCGCAAACAATGGAACGAGTTACAGAAGATTGGACAGATGAACGTTCATATCCTAACCAATGAGGAACAGGATGAATGGCAGCAGGCGCTTGAGCCTGTTTATGAAGAAGCTCGATCCTACATTAGTAAAGAGCTCATGGATGCCGTGTACGAGCTTAGACGGGAATACGAATATTACGAACCAGATCGGACATAA
- the purK gene encoding 5-(carboxyamino)imidazole ribonucleotide synthase, with protein MSEASNLSDKVIKPGGTIGILGGGQLGRMLALAGRNMGYRFVTLDPTDDAPCGQVADEQIQADFDDVEAARRLAALSDVITYEFENVDAHVTNILMNESYVPQGSELLYTTQHRLREKKAIEAAGVPVAPYAEIKSAEELKEAVLRFGTPCVLKTATGGYDGKGQWVLRSLDEVEEAYETLSRAKTELVLEQFIHFDKELSVIAARSPRGEVKAFPAAENIHVHNILHQSIVPARIPVEVQKEAEELAVRIAESLGVIGLIAVELFLTKDGQLYVNELAPRPHNSGHYTMEACRTSQFEQHVRAICNLPLGSTELMTPVVMVNLLGEHIEPLQELIDRPDFLEHSELGVSAKVHLYGKQEAKEKRKMGHINLLTSDVAKALTWIEQTSIWGK; from the coding sequence ATGAGCGAAGCCTCAAACTTAAGCGATAAGGTCATCAAGCCAGGCGGTACCATCGGCATCTTGGGCGGTGGGCAGCTAGGCCGCATGTTGGCCTTGGCAGGACGCAACATGGGGTATCGCTTCGTGACGCTCGATCCTACGGATGACGCGCCTTGCGGTCAAGTCGCAGATGAGCAAATTCAAGCGGACTTTGACGATGTTGAAGCGGCGAGAAGACTCGCAGCCTTGTCGGACGTCATCACCTACGAATTCGAGAACGTCGATGCACATGTGACCAACATATTAATGAATGAGTCCTATGTTCCTCAAGGAAGTGAGCTTTTATACACGACCCAGCATCGTCTGCGTGAAAAGAAAGCGATTGAAGCAGCGGGCGTACCTGTTGCTCCATATGCTGAAATCAAGAGTGCAGAAGAACTAAAAGAAGCGGTACTGCGCTTCGGGACACCGTGTGTCCTCAAAACAGCAACCGGTGGCTACGATGGCAAAGGGCAATGGGTTCTTCGCTCGCTGGACGAGGTGGAGGAAGCTTACGAAACGCTCAGCCGCGCCAAAACAGAGCTGGTTCTCGAACAATTCATTCATTTTGACAAAGAATTATCCGTGATTGCGGCAAGAAGTCCACGCGGCGAGGTGAAGGCTTTTCCCGCTGCTGAAAATATACATGTACATAACATCCTGCATCAATCGATCGTCCCAGCGCGAATTCCTGTAGAGGTGCAAAAGGAAGCTGAAGAGCTTGCCGTACGCATCGCAGAATCGCTCGGTGTGATTGGTTTGATCGCAGTGGAGTTATTCCTGACGAAGGATGGACAGCTTTACGTCAATGAGCTTGCGCCACGCCCGCACAATTCAGGTCACTACACGATGGAAGCCTGCCGAACTTCACAGTTCGAACAGCATGTTCGCGCGATTTGTAACCTGCCGCTTGGTTCTACTGAGCTGATGACACCTGTTGTGATGGTCAATTTGCTTGGTGAGCATATCGAACCGCTGCAAGAACTGATCGACCGACCCGATTTCCTGGAACATAGTGAATTAGGCGTTTCTGCGAAGGTTCATTTATATGGCAAGCAAGAAGCGAAAGAAAAACGCAAGATGGGACACATCAATCTCCTTACAAGCGATGTCGCGAAAGCACTAACTTGGATAGAACAGACAAGCATTTGGGGAAAGTAA